The Pirellulimonas nuda genome includes a region encoding these proteins:
- the gatB gene encoding Asp-tRNA(Asn)/Glu-tRNA(Gln) amidotransferase subunit GatB, producing MPNEYTTVIGLEVHVQLSTQSKLFCGCATTFGASPNTQTCPVCIGLPGSLPVMNQQAVLLAAKTGLAINCQIAASTKWDRKQYYYPDLPKGYQISQYDQPIAEGGWLEIADPKGRFEPKRVRIIRAHLEEDAGKSMHDEVAGRADSVIDLNRTGTPLLEIVSEPDLRSSAEARAYLTELRLLLTYLGVSDCNMQEGSLRVDANVNLHIDGAGGKAATPIVEIKNMNSFRAVERAIDYEADRQWRVWQETGQKIGDVPKQTRGWDDASGVTRGQRSKEESSDYRYFPDPDLAPVELTESQVEELRGALGELPAALRSRLETSYGLSPYDADVMVNQGRPLVEYYLVAADRSGDPSSAANWVTQHVLRVLKGEEHTLDTFPVGADRLAALIQKTGSGDLPGPRAREAFDLMVEAGIDVEAAMDRLGIAAVDESALVEICRTLLAANTKIVADVLAGKQQAVGALIGQAKKQNPNADPGRVRAICLELIAADANG from the coding sequence ATGCCCAACGAGTACACAACCGTCATCGGCCTCGAAGTCCACGTTCAGCTCTCGACCCAGAGCAAGCTGTTCTGCGGCTGCGCGACCACATTTGGCGCGTCGCCGAACACTCAGACCTGCCCCGTCTGCATTGGACTGCCGGGGAGCCTGCCGGTGATGAACCAACAAGCGGTGCTGCTTGCCGCGAAGACGGGGCTGGCGATCAACTGCCAGATCGCCGCGTCCACCAAGTGGGACCGCAAACAGTACTACTACCCCGACCTCCCCAAGGGGTACCAGATCAGCCAATACGACCAGCCGATCGCTGAGGGAGGGTGGCTGGAGATCGCCGACCCGAAGGGCCGATTCGAGCCGAAGCGGGTACGGATCATCCGCGCCCACCTGGAAGAAGACGCCGGCAAGAGCATGCACGACGAGGTGGCGGGCCGCGCCGATAGCGTGATCGATCTCAACCGCACCGGCACGCCTCTGCTGGAGATCGTCAGCGAGCCCGACCTCCGCAGCTCGGCCGAGGCCCGCGCCTACCTGACCGAGCTGAGGCTGCTGCTGACGTACCTCGGCGTCTCGGACTGCAACATGCAGGAGGGGAGCCTGCGGGTCGACGCGAACGTCAATCTCCACATTGACGGGGCGGGGGGAAAAGCCGCAACGCCGATCGTAGAGATTAAGAACATGAACAGCTTCCGCGCCGTCGAGCGGGCCATCGACTACGAGGCGGACCGGCAGTGGCGGGTGTGGCAAGAAACCGGGCAGAAGATCGGCGACGTCCCCAAGCAAACACGCGGCTGGGACGACGCCTCCGGCGTCACCCGTGGACAGCGGAGCAAGGAAGAGTCGAGTGACTACCGCTACTTCCCGGACCCCGACTTGGCGCCGGTCGAGCTGACCGAATCACAGGTCGAGGAGCTCCGCGGCGCGTTGGGGGAATTGCCGGCTGCGCTACGGAGCCGGCTGGAGACTTCTTACGGGTTGTCGCCCTACGACGCCGACGTGATGGTCAATCAGGGCCGGCCGCTGGTTGAGTATTACCTTGTGGCGGCCGACCGATCGGGCGACCCGTCCTCCGCGGCCAACTGGGTGACGCAGCATGTGCTGCGGGTGCTCAAGGGGGAGGAGCACACGCTGGACACGTTCCCGGTCGGCGCCGACCGGCTCGCAGCATTGATTCAGAAAACCGGCTCGGGAGACCTCCCCGGCCCACGAGCCCGCGAGGCGTTCGACCTGATGGTCGAAGCAGGGATCGATGTCGAGGCGGCAATGGACCGGCTCGGGATCGCGGCCGTGGACGAGAGCGCCCTGGTGGAGATCTGCCGGACATTGCTCGCGGCCAACACGAAAATCGTGGCGGATGTGCTCGCCGGCAAGCAGCAGGCCGTCGGGGCGCTAATCGGGCAAGCCAAGAAGCAGAATCCAAACGCGGACCCGGGCCGCGTGCGAGCGATCTGCTTGGAGCTGATCGCTGCAGACGCGAACGGATAG
- a CDS encoding GxxExxY protein, with the protein MAVLFLPDECYRIVGACFEEHRAVVLNYLRSTHLPLGRLINFGKHPKLLYERLVWTP; encoded by the coding sequence ATGGCGGTTCTATTCCTCCCGGACGAATGCTATCGAATCGTTGGGGCTTGCTTTGAGGAGCATCGGGCTGTCGTGCTGAATTACCTACGATCAACCCACCTCCCACTTGGTCGTCTCATCAACTTCGGTAAGCACCCGAAACTCCTGTACGAACGCCTAGTTTGGACTCCCTAG
- the gatA gene encoding Asp-tRNA(Asn)/Glu-tRNA(Gln) amidotransferase subunit GatA, with product MALLDTSARHQLHALVRGDVTALELTQQHLARIAELDPTIGAFLSTSDEPALAQAEAVDLERAQGAPVGPLAGLPIAIKDNLCDSDQLTTCASRMLEGFSPPYDSTVVARLKAESAVLIGRTNLDEFAMGGSTENSAFQQTRNPRDPERSPGGSSGGSAACVAAGMAPLAIGSDTGGSIRQPAALCGIVGLKPTYGRISRYGLVAFASSLDQVGPMGRTVEDVALLLDAISGHDPLDSTSLPLPPTACHTTVNEPLAGLKIGLVPEHFAKGLDGEIDAAVRAAIDAYRSLGAKVIEVELPHSRFAVATYYVIAPCEASSNLARYDGIHYGYRADEAAVAQELAAERKALLAAGDTRAADGLDSNLVRLYRRSRSEAFGPEVKRRIMIGTYALSAGYYDAYYLKALKVRRLIRQDYDAAFEKVDLIAGPCTPSPAFKLGELASDPLAMYLLDLYTVGANLAGLPAISLPCGETASGLPIGLHLTAPALEEDRLLRAARMYELARGE from the coding sequence ATGGCACTGCTCGACACCTCGGCACGCCATCAGCTCCACGCCTTGGTGCGCGGTGACGTGACCGCCCTGGAGCTTACTCAGCAGCACTTGGCCCGCATCGCCGAGCTTGATCCCACCATCGGCGCCTTCCTGAGCACCTCCGATGAGCCGGCTCTCGCGCAGGCCGAAGCGGTGGACCTCGAGCGCGCCCAAGGCGCCCCCGTAGGACCGCTCGCCGGTCTGCCGATCGCGATCAAGGACAACCTCTGCGACAGTGATCAGCTCACCACGTGCGCTTCGAGGATGCTGGAAGGCTTCTCCCCGCCTTACGACTCTACGGTTGTCGCCCGGCTTAAGGCCGAAAGCGCCGTGCTAATCGGGCGGACGAACCTCGACGAGTTCGCGATGGGGGGATCTACCGAGAACTCGGCGTTTCAGCAGACGCGGAACCCACGCGACCCCGAGCGATCGCCGGGCGGCTCGAGTGGAGGCTCGGCCGCGTGCGTCGCCGCCGGGATGGCGCCCCTGGCGATCGGCAGCGACACGGGGGGCTCGATCCGCCAACCGGCCGCGCTGTGCGGAATTGTCGGGCTTAAGCCAACCTACGGCCGTATCAGCCGGTACGGGCTGGTGGCCTTTGCCAGCAGCCTCGACCAAGTCGGCCCCATGGGCCGAACCGTAGAGGACGTGGCGTTGCTGCTTGACGCGATCAGCGGACACGACCCGCTCGATTCGACCTCGCTGCCGCTGCCGCCGACGGCCTGTCACACAACGGTCAACGAGCCGCTAGCCGGGTTGAAGATTGGCCTCGTCCCTGAGCACTTCGCCAAGGGGCTCGACGGCGAGATCGACGCGGCGGTGCGGGCCGCCATCGACGCCTATCGGTCGCTCGGCGCCAAGGTCATTGAGGTCGAACTGCCGCACAGCCGCTTTGCTGTGGCCACCTACTACGTGATCGCCCCCTGCGAAGCGTCCAGCAACCTGGCCCGCTACGACGGAATCCACTACGGCTACCGGGCCGACGAAGCGGCGGTGGCGCAGGAGCTGGCCGCGGAGCGTAAAGCGCTTCTCGCCGCAGGCGACACGCGCGCGGCCGACGGTCTCGACTCGAACCTTGTGCGGCTCTACCGCCGCTCGCGCAGCGAGGCGTTTGGCCCCGAGGTGAAGCGCCGGATCATGATCGGCACGTACGCCCTCAGCGCCGGCTACTACGACGCCTACTACCTTAAGGCCCTAAAGGTCCGCCGGCTGATCCGGCAGGACTACGACGCGGCGTTCGAGAAGGTCGACCTGATCGCCGGCCCCTGCACGCCGTCGCCGGCCTTCAAGCTGGGCGAGCTGGCGAGCGATCCACTAGCGATGTACCTGCTTGACCTCTACACCGTGGGCGCCAACCTAGCCGGGCTACCAGCCATCAGCCTGCCGTGCGGCGAGACGGCCAGCGGCCTGCCAATCGGCCTGCACCTCACGGCGCCGGCACTCGAGGAAGACAGGCTGCTTAGAGCGGCGAGGATGTACGAGTTGGCTCGCGGCGAGTGA
- the gatC gene encoding Asp-tRNA(Asn)/Glu-tRNA(Gln) amidotransferase subunit GatC, protein MAISRADLEKVALLARLTLTDEELATMTPQVAAILEYVDQLNAVNTDGVEPMAHAVELRNVLREDLRRTSLLRESALASAPKHNHEGYLAPAVLGE, encoded by the coding sequence ATGGCGATCTCACGGGCCGACCTTGAAAAAGTGGCGCTTCTCGCACGGTTGACGCTTACTGACGAAGAGCTGGCCACGATGACGCCGCAAGTGGCGGCCATCTTGGAGTACGTCGACCAGCTCAACGCGGTCAACACCGACGGGGTCGAGCCAATGGCCCACGCCGTGGAGCTGCGAAATGTCCTCCGGGAGGACCTGCGCCGCACGAGCTTGTTGCGCGAATCCGCCCTGGCCAGCGCCCCTAAACACAACCACGAAGGCTACCTCGCCCCCGCTGTGCTGGGCGAGTGA
- the rpmB gene encoding 50S ribosomal protein L28 translates to MARQCEICAKLPQVGNTVAIRGKRKYLGGVGTKITGITRRKFKPNLQRVKVAGEDGNGRHLLVCVQCIRSGAVVKKVQQAPFKVPVAVK, encoded by the coding sequence ATGGCCCGTCAGTGCGAAATCTGCGCGAAGCTTCCCCAAGTTGGCAACACGGTCGCGATCCGCGGTAAGCGGAAGTACTTGGGAGGCGTCGGCACCAAGATCACCGGCATCACCCGCCGCAAGTTCAAGCCCAACCTGCAACGCGTGAAGGTTGCCGGTGAGGATGGCAATGGCCGGCACCTGCTGGTGTGTGTGCAGTGCATCCGCAGCGGCGCGGTTGTCAAGAAGGTCCAGCAGGCGCCGTTTAAGGTGCCAGTGGCCGTGAAGTAG
- the hisN gene encoding histidinol-phosphatase has product MPQPTQSQVAQRLEFAVQIAHEAGAVTLDYFRSASLAVDRKSDGSPVTAADRAAETLLRERIAAEFPGDAVVGEEFGASPGDSGYTWVLDPIDGTKSFIHGVPLYTTLIGVLTGDTPDCGKPQAGVIHSPATGETAWAAIGQGCRLSGRSGAADRPGQVSSCGSLDESLVLTSEVVSFRRNRSGDALTKYLQLQDSARLVRTWGDGYGYLMLVGGRADVMLDPIMNLWDAAALMPIVTEAGGRFTDWRGEATVHSGDALATNGQVHQAVLDILAS; this is encoded by the coding sequence ATGCCCCAACCCACCCAGAGCCAAGTCGCCCAGCGGCTGGAGTTTGCTGTGCAGATCGCCCACGAAGCAGGAGCGGTCACCTTGGACTACTTCCGCTCGGCGTCCCTGGCGGTTGATCGCAAGTCCGACGGTTCGCCCGTCACCGCAGCCGACCGGGCGGCCGAAACCTTGCTCCGCGAGCGGATCGCCGCAGAGTTCCCGGGCGACGCGGTGGTCGGCGAGGAGTTCGGCGCCTCGCCGGGCGATTCCGGCTACACCTGGGTTCTCGACCCCATCGACGGCACCAAGTCGTTCATCCACGGCGTCCCGCTTTACACGACGCTGATTGGGGTCCTGACCGGCGACACGCCGGACTGCGGTAAACCGCAGGCCGGCGTAATCCATTCGCCGGCCACGGGAGAAACGGCCTGGGCCGCAATCGGGCAGGGGTGTCGTCTATCGGGACGCAGCGGGGCAGCGGACCGCCCAGGCCAGGTCTCTAGCTGTGGATCGCTGGACGAATCGCTGGTGCTTACCAGTGAGGTCGTAAGTTTCCGACGCAATCGCTCGGGCGACGCGTTGACGAAGTACCTCCAACTGCAAGATTCGGCCCGGTTGGTGCGGACTTGGGGCGACGGCTACGGCTACCTGATGTTGGTCGGGGGTCGGGCCGACGTGATGCTGGACCCAATCATGAATCTCTGGGACGCAGCGGCGTTGATGCCGATCGTGACCGAGGCGGGGGGCAGGTTCACCGATTGGCGCGGCGAAGCAACCGTCCATTCTGGCGACGCGCTGGCGACAAACGGGCAGGTTCACCAGGCTGTGCTAGACATTCTGGCCTCTTGA
- a CDS encoding helix-turn-helix domain-containing protein → MDEAVELLGVSRERMNELRESNEVRGYRDGASWKFRGEDIDRLVEQGVPSPEDSGLSDATINMGAPSPSTLGSIGGKGSPIEDLDDLRLEDDGPANAEGSDAFELDLSDDALSDSTAVPHAKAPAPGDPPASDLGLEIDPLDDDADSILLSEAELGDDSGGRPPSTIIGRTDSQDESDLKLASSQDSDLASMSDVKLAASVEDVLSGDGPAAGKSGFDQLEEIDIDLELESSKIIPSSDADAARTAARQATQKAPSMPTGDTGSGLELELEEAEGSSAPLDESSADDDFGLGDSGSSVVLSEDEDDDFVLGGGGSQVGISGGDSGINLSPSDSGIALDEVPLEMSGAAAGSSFDLGSSLDIDTGASALGSGAPVAGEDFLLTPLGEAGEDEDSSQVIALDEVEEGSPEISGFGSLSGSGFSSTGLSGAGLSGAGLSGAGLSGAGLSGAGLSGAGLGSGLGGDEALGGAMPPSSIAMPTVPEARFDVFSLSLLAVCLVPMTLGAMVMTDLIRTMWSYEEPTVIGSSLIDGLRSLFGGG, encoded by the coding sequence ATGGACGAAGCCGTCGAGCTTCTCGGCGTTTCTCGCGAGCGGATGAACGAGCTGCGCGAATCCAACGAAGTGCGTGGCTACCGCGACGGCGCGAGCTGGAAGTTCCGCGGCGAGGACATCGACCGCTTGGTGGAACAAGGTGTCCCGTCTCCCGAAGACAGCGGCCTGTCCGACGCAACCATCAACATGGGCGCTCCTTCGCCGAGCACATTGGGAAGCATCGGTGGCAAGGGCTCGCCGATTGAAGACCTAGACGACCTGCGTCTGGAAGATGATGGCCCCGCCAACGCCGAGGGGAGCGACGCCTTCGAGCTCGACCTTTCGGACGACGCCCTCTCGGACAGCACCGCGGTGCCGCACGCAAAGGCCCCGGCGCCAGGCGACCCGCCGGCGTCCGATCTGGGACTCGAGATCGACCCGCTGGACGACGACGCCGACTCAATCCTGCTGAGCGAGGCAGAGCTGGGCGACGACTCGGGCGGCCGGCCCCCGAGCACAATCATCGGGCGCACCGACTCACAGGACGAGAGCGACCTCAAGCTCGCCAGCTCCCAAGACTCCGACTTGGCTTCGATGAGCGACGTCAAGCTCGCTGCTTCGGTAGAAGACGTGCTTTCTGGGGACGGCCCCGCCGCGGGCAAGAGCGGTTTCGACCAGCTTGAAGAGATCGACATCGATCTCGAGCTCGAGTCGAGCAAGATCATCCCGTCGAGCGACGCCGACGCCGCCCGCACCGCGGCCCGACAGGCCACGCAGAAGGCCCCCTCGATGCCGACCGGCGACACCGGCAGTGGCCTGGAGCTGGAACTCGAAGAAGCAGAGGGCTCGTCCGCGCCCCTTGATGAATCGTCGGCCGACGACGATTTCGGCCTCGGCGACAGCGGCTCATCGGTTGTGCTCTCCGAGGATGAGGACGACGACTTCGTGCTCGGTGGCGGGGGGAGCCAGGTCGGCATCTCCGGCGGCGACAGCGGAATCAACCTGAGCCCCTCCGACAGCGGCATCGCCCTCGACGAGGTCCCCCTAGAGATGAGCGGCGCCGCGGCCGGCAGCTCGTTCGACTTGGGGAGTTCCCTCGATATCGACACCGGCGCCAGCGCCCTGGGAAGCGGAGCGCCGGTCGCCGGCGAAGATTTCCTGCTGACGCCGCTGGGCGAAGCGGGAGAAGATGAAGACAGCTCGCAAGTGATCGCCCTCGATGAAGTAGAAGAAGGGTCGCCAGAGATTTCTGGGTTCGGCAGCCTCAGTGGTTCTGGCTTCTCTAGCACGGGCCTTTCGGGCGCCGGATTGTCGGGCGCTGGCCTCTCCGGGGCGGGGCTTTCCGGGGCCGGCCTGTCCGGTGCGGGTCTTTCTGGCGCCGGATTGGGCTCCGGATTGGGCGGCGACGAGGCCCTTGGCGGCGCAATGCCCCCCAGTTCGATCGCCATGCCGACCGTGCCAGAAGCCCGGTTCGACGTGTTTAGCCTCAGCCTGCTGGCGGTTTGCTTGGTGCCGATGACCCTTGGCGCCATGGTGATGACCGACCTTATCCGCACGATGTGGAGCTACGAAGAGCCAACGGTGATCGGCAGCTCGCTGATTGACGGACTCCGCTCGCTCTTTGGCGGCGGTTAG
- the ccsA gene encoding cytochrome c biogenesis protein yields the protein MATAELDPRQRLAAGPDWPDQRGALGRPTGGLIDLLRPLASLRLTVFLFALSAILVFVGTLAQVDRDIWYVVNDGYFRVWLAKIEPRALMRFIEKFVYDFDVANDMRGDFWLPFPGGWTIGAAMFVNLLAAHALRFKVNAKGGRLVLGLATIALGVLATGLVIRGGMDEGLQSQLDPAVADGLWQSLRFVTAGAALAGAYWLVNALGRVRMPEWWIVATLVALVASAAAFLLLNPEWRLSDSGLRILWQLIQGGGAALLLLAGCWLAFRKRAGIVLLHGGVGLLMLSEFYTGMTAVETRMNVPEGGASSVVYNPRKFELAFIDRSPADVDLVTVVPEALLQNALVSGEPISHPDLPCDLRVARYFDDSRFAPPATDIAGQIGPAQTIGVAAAQISGPVEQRFPGAYVELLDKSTGKPMGVVLVTSWGDETLDIYHFERDPGFGPMFAQWRSDVAGQTVQVDGKPYAVALRMERTYKPYSITLKDFSFDRYIGTQTAKGFSSLVQLEDPSANIDREVNIYMNNPLRYGGDTLYQSNFDKLDEKTSVFQVVANEGWMVPYVSCMLVGVGMAAHFLITLGRFLGRRVGGEHAAVAPAAAKVPGPPQDARRFGDWLRSPIVWFPLLMALLAGGYVLSKARPPKDQAGAMRVQAFGALPVVEGGRVKPFDTLARTTLQVLSNRQEVAFEEEPGDAADPEKKVPTIKIPAAEWLLETIAGTKRSRAMRVFRIDNLDLLDDLGLPRRTGSFRYSLDDLAPKMNEVDRQIGLARQAEGEDPEGLSLYQRKVLELSRRLSTFTLVVRAYGSPNISGDDQESVLQNLSIAQDEASRLRTAEAPRAVPPAAAEGEWRTLFEAELINLVARATGQEANPAAEAYNDAFRAYQRDDKEAFNSAVYQLAKRFDAYQEELDERGDSKLAPAERLSETRVRFEQFYNAFAPLVQSSMLYVLAFLLAAASWLGWSRPLSRASTAVIFTALAFHTFAIVARIYISGRPPVTSLYSSAVFIGWASVLFAVSMETIYRLGIGNVMASIIGFLTLLVAYFLSLDSDTFEVLQAVLDTQFWLATHVVCITLGYSTTLLAGFLAAGRLISGSLLESASPGQLKDIDRMTYGTLCFAILFSFIGTVLGGLWADDSWGRFWGWDPKENGALLIVIWNALVLHARWGKLTGPIGIASLAVLGNIVTAWSWFGTNELGVGLHTYGFTEGRSQWLMIFAVSQLAIAAIAWLPKRQPSVGGFE from the coding sequence ATGGCGACCGCCGAACTCGACCCCCGCCAGCGTCTCGCCGCTGGCCCCGACTGGCCAGACCAACGCGGCGCCCTGGGGCGTCCGACGGGTGGCCTGATCGACCTGCTCCGCCCTTTGGCCTCGCTGAGGCTGACGGTCTTTCTGTTTGCGCTCTCGGCGATCCTTGTCTTCGTTGGGACGCTAGCGCAGGTCGATCGAGATATCTGGTACGTGGTGAACGACGGCTACTTCCGTGTGTGGCTTGCCAAGATCGAGCCGCGGGCGTTGATGCGCTTCATAGAGAAGTTCGTCTACGACTTCGACGTGGCCAACGACATGCGGGGCGACTTCTGGCTGCCGTTCCCTGGCGGCTGGACGATCGGCGCCGCGATGTTCGTCAACCTGCTCGCGGCGCACGCGCTCCGGTTCAAGGTCAACGCCAAAGGGGGCCGGTTGGTATTGGGCCTAGCCACCATTGCCCTCGGCGTGTTGGCTACGGGGCTCGTGATCCGAGGCGGGATGGACGAGGGGCTGCAAAGCCAGCTTGACCCCGCTGTGGCCGATGGGCTGTGGCAGAGCCTCCGATTTGTGACCGCCGGCGCCGCGCTCGCGGGCGCATACTGGCTGGTCAACGCGCTGGGCCGGGTGCGGATGCCGGAGTGGTGGATCGTAGCGACGCTGGTCGCGTTGGTCGCCTCCGCGGCGGCGTTCCTGCTGCTCAACCCCGAGTGGCGGCTGAGCGATTCCGGCCTGCGTATCCTCTGGCAGCTCATCCAGGGGGGAGGCGCCGCGCTCCTGTTGCTGGCCGGTTGCTGGCTAGCGTTCCGCAAGCGGGCCGGCATCGTGCTGCTTCACGGCGGAGTCGGGCTGCTGATGCTGAGCGAGTTCTACACGGGCATGACGGCGGTCGAGACGCGGATGAATGTGCCCGAGGGGGGCGCAAGCAGTGTTGTCTACAACCCCCGCAAGTTTGAGCTGGCATTCATCGACCGCTCGCCCGCGGACGTTGACCTGGTGACGGTGGTCCCCGAGGCGTTGCTGCAGAATGCCCTCGTGTCTGGCGAGCCGATCTCCCACCCCGACCTGCCGTGCGACCTAAGGGTAGCGCGTTACTTCGACGACAGCCGCTTCGCCCCGCCAGCGACCGACATCGCGGGCCAGATCGGACCGGCGCAAACGATTGGCGTCGCCGCGGCGCAGATCAGCGGGCCGGTCGAGCAGCGATTCCCGGGGGCCTACGTTGAGCTGCTCGACAAATCGACGGGCAAGCCGATGGGCGTCGTGCTAGTGACGTCGTGGGGGGACGAAACCCTCGATATCTACCACTTCGAGCGCGACCCCGGCTTCGGGCCGATGTTCGCACAGTGGCGGAGCGACGTAGCGGGCCAAACGGTCCAGGTCGACGGAAAGCCCTACGCCGTCGCGCTGCGGATGGAACGCACCTACAAGCCCTACTCCATTACCCTCAAAGATTTTTCCTTCGACCGGTACATCGGCACCCAGACCGCGAAGGGCTTTTCCTCGTTGGTGCAGCTCGAAGACCCCTCGGCCAACATCGACCGTGAGGTCAACATCTACATGAACAACCCGCTGCGGTACGGCGGCGACACGCTGTACCAAAGCAACTTCGACAAGCTGGACGAGAAGACCTCGGTTTTCCAAGTCGTGGCGAACGAGGGGTGGATGGTCCCCTATGTCAGTTGCATGCTCGTTGGCGTCGGCATGGCGGCGCACTTCTTGATCACACTCGGCCGCTTCTTGGGCCGCCGTGTGGGGGGAGAGCACGCGGCCGTCGCGCCGGCCGCTGCGAAGGTTCCCGGCCCACCACAAGACGCCAGGAGGTTCGGCGACTGGCTTAGATCGCCCATCGTGTGGTTCCCCTTGCTGATGGCGCTGCTCGCGGGCGGCTACGTGCTCAGCAAGGCGCGTCCTCCCAAGGACCAAGCCGGCGCCATGCGCGTCCAGGCGTTCGGCGCACTGCCGGTGGTCGAAGGGGGCCGCGTCAAGCCGTTCGATACGCTGGCCCGCACAACGCTCCAAGTGCTCTCGAACCGGCAGGAAGTGGCTTTCGAAGAGGAGCCCGGCGACGCCGCCGATCCAGAGAAGAAGGTCCCCACTATCAAGATCCCGGCTGCCGAGTGGCTGCTGGAAACCATCGCCGGAACCAAACGCTCGCGCGCCATGCGTGTGTTCCGCATCGACAACCTCGACCTGCTAGACGACCTCGGTCTGCCGCGGCGGACCGGCTCGTTCCGATACTCACTAGACGACCTAGCGCCCAAGATGAACGAGGTGGATCGCCAGATCGGCCTCGCACGCCAGGCCGAGGGGGAAGACCCCGAGGGCCTCTCGCTCTACCAGCGCAAGGTGCTTGAGCTGTCCCGGAGGCTCTCGACGTTCACGCTGGTCGTGCGTGCGTACGGTTCGCCCAACATCAGCGGCGACGACCAGGAATCGGTACTGCAGAACCTCAGCATCGCCCAAGACGAGGCGTCCAGGCTGCGGACCGCCGAGGCGCCGAGGGCCGTCCCCCCCGCCGCCGCCGAGGGAGAGTGGCGGACCTTGTTCGAGGCAGAGCTGATCAACCTCGTGGCGCGCGCCACCGGCCAGGAGGCGAACCCGGCCGCAGAGGCCTACAACGACGCGTTCCGCGCTTACCAGCGAGACGACAAGGAGGCGTTCAACTCGGCCGTCTATCAACTCGCGAAACGGTTCGACGCGTACCAGGAAGAACTAGACGAACGAGGCGATTCGAAGCTGGCGCCGGCCGAGCGGCTCTCAGAGACGCGCGTCCGATTCGAACAGTTCTACAACGCGTTTGCGCCGCTGGTTCAGAGCTCCATGTTGTACGTGCTGGCTTTCCTTTTGGCCGCGGCGAGCTGGTTGGGCTGGTCGCGGCCCCTGAGCCGCGCCTCGACGGCGGTCATCTTTACTGCGCTGGCGTTCCACACGTTTGCGATCGTCGCCCGCATCTATATTTCCGGCAGGCCGCCGGTCACAAGCCTCTACTCTTCGGCCGTGTTCATCGGCTGGGCGTCGGTGTTGTTTGCAGTGTCGATGGAGACGATCTATCGGCTCGGCATCGGCAACGTCATGGCCTCGATCATCGGTTTCCTCACGCTGCTGGTGGCCTACTTCCTGTCGCTCGACTCCGACACCTTCGAGGTGCTCCAAGCGGTGCTCGACACGCAGTTCTGGCTTGCGACGCACGTGGTCTGCATCACCCTGGGGTATTCCACCACGCTGCTCGCGGGCTTCTTGGCCGCGGGCAGGCTCATCAGCGGGTCGCTGCTCGAGTCCGCTTCGCCCGGCCAGCTCAAGGACATCGACCGGATGACCTACGGCACGCTCTGCTTTGCGATCCTGTTCAGCTTCATCGGCACGGTGCTCGGCGGCCTCTGGGCGGACGATTCTTGGGGTCGGTTCTGGGGCTGGGACCCCAAGGAGAACGGCGCCCTGCTGATCGTGATCTGGAACGCGCTGGTGCTCCACGCACGCTGGGGAAAGCTAACCGGCCCGATCGGGATCGCTTCGCTAGCCGTGCTGGGCAACATCGTGACCGCGTGGAGCTGGTTCGGCACCAACGAGTTGGGTGTCGGGCTCCACACCTACGGCTTCACCGAAGGGCGTTCGCAGTGGCTGATGATCTTCGCGGTCTCGCAGCTTGCGATCGCAGCGATCGCTTGGCTTCCCAAGCGCCAACCCAGCGTGGGCGGGTTCGAATAA
- a CDS encoding 6-pyruvoyl trahydropterin synthase family protein, translating to MVIEKEYKFYAAHRNEQLEDKCSNLHGHRYGLKCLFEVERNGSYTTLFGDFDAKIEPLLKNNYDHGMLIHTADPLYQTLLDHCERTGEKLRLKVFDAPTTVENLAFMLFSEITEMGFRLVGIEVRETDTSVLQYSREDWVADCRDRSRTQCKPTVAKGT from the coding sequence ATGGTGATCGAAAAAGAGTACAAGTTCTACGCGGCCCACCGCAATGAACAGCTTGAAGACAAGTGCAGCAACCTGCACGGGCACCGGTATGGGCTCAAGTGCCTGTTTGAGGTCGAACGCAATGGCTCGTACACCACACTGTTCGGCGACTTCGACGCGAAAATCGAACCTCTGCTGAAGAACAACTACGACCACGGGATGTTGATCCATACCGCTGATCCGCTCTACCAGACGCTGCTGGACCACTGCGAACGGACCGGCGAGAAACTTCGTCTGAAGGTGTTTGACGCGCCCACAACCGTTGAGAACTTGGCGTTCATGCTCTTCAGCGAGATCACCGAGATGGGGTTCCGCCTCGTCGGCATTGAGGTGCGCGAGACAGACACGTCGGTGCTGCAATACTCTCGCGAAGATTGGGTCGCCGACTGCCGCGACCGCTCGCGGACGCAGTGCAAGCCCACGGTCGCCAAGGGGACCTAG